The window TCTCCAAATTAGGTTGTCcattatttgtttgttttggcAGAGGGTTATCATCAATTCAACCAAAATGATAGCATGTTGGAGCTTTTAACCAAGTAGTTTTTTTCTTAGAAAACTACCCTATTGGTTCGTATACTTTGAACATTTTAGTATTTGTACTTTCAATTTTTCAATCATAGACCTATAGTATATCTCAAGACCATGTTTAGGTACTTGTAAACATAAACAATCGATAGAAACAAGAAAATGTGGCATCCATTTTCTCATGCTATGTGGAATTCTCAATCACATTCTCGCTGATAGGGACGATCAATTTGATTGCCATGGATTATTTACATGGAACTGCGTCCCTCTTTATCCCTCGTTTTCTGTTAAGCTACTTTCTCTCACTTAGATGTAAAATGATAAACCAATATCAATATTCCTATGAAAACCATCAATTAGTATCACCATGAATGACCATGAAACAACGGTATAGGTATCAAGATTTGGATGATCAccaatattgaatattaaaACCTATTCGTAACGGAAATGAATTATGGAGTTTGTGTCAATTTTATTTGAAGTATTAATTTCACTACGAAATCTACAATAATTGAAGTATAGCCATATGTGCTGTGTTGTCGTTTTTCAATTTTACCATGGACGTATAGGATGAGAGAAACACCAAAATCCACCATGATGATCGTCCTAATGTTTATGTACATGTTTGATTGATGAGTGAGTTGAGAGGAAATAATTGGAGTGTATTATTACTTGTCCCCACACttatcttcctttttcttcaaaaatatCTCAAAGAAAAGGACAAATTACATCTCTAATTGATAATAATTTATGTAAACGAAGTGAGTTGAAGCTACTATAAATATGTTCTTCAATGGAGCTCCAATTGCACCACAAacattagaaaagaagaaaagaaagaaagggaaaaaaaagagagaaaaagatgaaTCTTTTCAAAGGACTGGGGAAAGCTGGGACTGACATTTTGGGAGGAGCTGTGAAAGGAGCAGGAAAGATTGTTGAAACAGTGGGGGATGTGGTTGAGAAGGCGCCGGTCGTTGGTGGCATCGGAACTGTCGTGGAGGGCACCGGGAAGGCGATCGAAAATGTTGGTGAGGCGACTGAGGATTTTGGTGAAAGAGTATTTGACAAGGAAGAGGAAGGTCCTAAACAAAGTGAAAACAATGACGATTTAATGAAACAGTATGAAGCTGAAATGGACCGACGTGCAGAAGATTACAAAGAGGATGTTGATGATTCAACAGCCGGACAAGATTATGAAGACGATGATGACATAGATGAAGCAGAGAAGAAGTTGATGAAGAGTGATATAGATGATTCGAACTacgaagaagaggaagaaaatgaagaattaaCAAAGGTAATCCCGAAGAATCTCTCCCTCAAATCCATCCGCAATGGAAAATATCTTCGCTACATAAGCGAAAGTGAAAACGCGGACGGACTTCTTCGATACTCCGGCAAGAACATCGTCGGACCGTATTCGAAATTTTCTGTCCATGCATCGAAAACCAAGCCAGGTTTCTTCCATATAAGGTGTTGTTACAACAACAAATTCTGGGTTCGTTTATCCGAAGACTCGAACTACATTGCAGCCATAGccaatgaagaagaagatgatacATCGAAATGGTCGTGCACTTTGTTCGAACCAATTTTTGTACCGGAGAAAACCGGGTTCTACTACATCCGCCATGTTCAGCTCAACACCTTCCTGTGCATGGCTGAAGGAGATCCTTCACCTTACAACGATTGTTTAGTTGCAAGAGTGGAAGACATAACAGCCATCGACGAGAATCTTGTCCTCTCGGCCGTGACGGATTGGGACTCCATATTTATACTACCAAAATACGTAGCTTTCAAAAGCAACAACGATCAATATCTCGAACCATCTGGAAAATACCTCAAATTCTCAGCTTCTAGCGTGGAAGATCCAGCCGTTGTGTTTGAGATAATAGCCATGCAAGATGGATACGTTCGTATAAAACATGTGAGTTCAGGTAAGTATTGGATTCGAGATCCGGATTGGATATGGTGTGATTCAATTGACATCAAAAGAGACAACCCCAACACTCTATTTTGGCCTGTAAAAGTGGATAACAACATCGTGGCTTTTCGTAACAAAGGCAACAACCGTTTTTGCAAGAGATTGTCAACAGATGGGAAGACGAATTGCCTTAATGCCGCGGTCGGAACGATAACGGAGACTGCACGTTTGGAAGTAACAGAGATTGTTGTAGCAAGAAGTGTAGAAGATGTGGATTATCGTGTTAATGATGCAAGAGTTTATGGGAAGAAAATCCTCACTGTGTCCAAAGGGGTTGCTATTAACAATACTAAAGTTAGTGATAAAATAAGTTTGAAGTTTAGGTATGAGAAGAAGGTGGAAAGAACATGGAGTTCATCCGTGTCGTCGACTTTTGGAATTGCTACTAAGTTTAAGACAAAGATTCCGACGGTCGGGAGTATGAAGTTCGAGCTTTCGTTGGAGGTTTCAAG is drawn from Cucumis melo cultivar AY chromosome 11, USDA_Cmelo_AY_1.0, whole genome shotgun sequence and contains these coding sequences:
- the LOC103499080 gene encoding uncharacterized protein LOC103499080; this translates as MNLFKGLGKAGTDILGGAVKGAGKIVETVGDVVEKAPVVGGIGTVVEGTGKAIENVGEATEDFGERVFDKEEEGPKQSENNDDLMKQYEAEMDRRAEDYKEDVDDSTAGQDYEDDDDIDEAEKKLMKSDIDDSNYEEEEENEELTKVIPKNLSLKSIRNGKYLRYISESENADGLLRYSGKNIVGPYSKFSVHASKTKPGFFHIRCCYNNKFWVRLSEDSNYIAAIANEEEDDTSKWSCTLFEPIFVPEKTGFYYIRHVQLNTFLCMAEGDPSPYNDCLVARVEDITAIDENLVLSAVTDWDSIFILPKYVAFKSNNDQYLEPSGKYLKFSASSVEDPAVVFEIIAMQDGYVRIKHVSSGKYWIRDPDWIWCDSIDIKRDNPNTLFWPVKVDNNIVAFRNKGNNRFCKRLSTDGKTNCLNAAVGTITETARLEVTEIVVARSVEDVDYRVNDARVYGKKILTVSKGVAINNTKVSDKISLKFRYEKKVERTWSSSVSSTFGIATKFKTKIPTVGSMKFELSLEVSSENTREETEKEKSFVETAETITIPAMSKVKFSAMVTQAYCDVPFSYTRRDTLKDGRQVTHRLEDGLFTGVTTYDYKFETEKVESL